One genomic window of Micromonospora sp. WMMD1128 includes the following:
- a CDS encoding carbohydrate-binding module family 20 domain-containing protein encodes MESVRPHPRGRAGRLLLAAALVAAGGTAVVAAATTATPARAATVLNDSEVTANLWEWNWTSIAAACTDHLGPAGYGAVQVAPPQESVSLPNSPDGVHPWYEVYQPVSYKLDSRFGNRQQFAAMVTACHAAGVRVYVDAVVNHMAGTNNPAGTRGYAGTEFSGYSYPAVPYGSGDFHRPGDNCPTGGGISDWNNEAQVTSCELLSLSDLYTEKEAVRTKIAGYLNDLIGLGVDGFRVDAVKHVKKDDFAAILGKLSNTVAEGRRPYVAQEIFDGASNPALQARAYVGNGDVLDFGYAKGIRSAFLGSISTLANVPNWNLDAPSANVFAMVTNHDLERDGVVLSYQNGADYVLANYFALAYPHGKPSVYDSFTWSNRNQSPPSDGTGRVTDTVCGAAWNCLTRSAGIKGMVGWANAARQVKTVSDFTTVNSNVIGFHRGDRAWIGINDSGSAATATFTTGLADGSYCDVVSGSATAGGCTGGTITVSGGRATVTIPANNAVAVHVNARPGTGPSPTASPTTSPTGNPTDRVATTFTVSASPAAGQDVYVVGNVAELGSWTPANGVKLAAQGGGAYRATVDLPRSTAVEYKLVKISTAGAVTWESGANRSFTTPAAGTYAVTGTFRGDTVSTAVATSFAVTATTTYGQNVFVVGDVAALGGWNPANAVALSPATYPVWRATVDLPPNTAVAYKYVRKNPDGTVTWESGANRTFTTPAGGTRANTDTWR; translated from the coding sequence ATGGAATCCGTCAGGCCACACCCCCGTGGCCGCGCCGGTCGTCTGCTGCTCGCCGCCGCGCTCGTCGCGGCCGGCGGCACGGCCGTCGTCGCCGCCGCCACCACCGCCACCCCCGCCCGCGCCGCCACCGTCCTCAACGACAGCGAGGTGACCGCCAACCTCTGGGAATGGAACTGGACGTCGATCGCCGCCGCCTGCACCGACCACCTCGGCCCCGCCGGGTACGGCGCGGTGCAGGTAGCCCCGCCGCAGGAGTCGGTGAGCCTGCCGAACAGCCCCGACGGCGTGCACCCCTGGTACGAGGTGTACCAGCCGGTGTCGTACAAGCTGGACAGCCGGTTCGGCAACCGGCAGCAGTTCGCCGCCATGGTCACCGCCTGCCACGCCGCCGGCGTCCGGGTCTACGTCGACGCGGTGGTCAACCACATGGCCGGCACCAACAACCCGGCCGGCACGCGCGGCTACGCCGGCACCGAGTTCTCCGGCTACAGCTACCCGGCGGTGCCCTACGGCAGCGGGGACTTCCACCGACCGGGGGACAACTGCCCGACCGGCGGCGGGATCAGCGACTGGAACAACGAAGCCCAGGTGACCAGCTGTGAGCTGCTCTCCCTGTCCGACCTCTACACCGAGAAGGAGGCGGTCCGCACCAAGATCGCCGGCTACCTGAACGACCTGATCGGCCTCGGGGTCGACGGGTTCCGGGTGGACGCGGTCAAGCACGTCAAGAAGGACGACTTCGCGGCGATCCTCGGCAAGCTGAGCAACACCGTCGCGGAGGGCCGCCGCCCGTACGTCGCCCAGGAGATCTTCGACGGCGCGAGCAACCCGGCGTTGCAGGCCCGGGCGTACGTCGGCAACGGCGACGTGCTCGACTTCGGGTACGCCAAGGGCATCCGCTCGGCGTTCCTCGGCTCCATCTCCACGCTGGCGAACGTGCCGAACTGGAACCTCGACGCGCCGAGCGCCAACGTCTTCGCCATGGTCACCAACCACGACCTGGAGCGCGACGGGGTGGTGTTGTCGTACCAGAACGGCGCCGACTACGTGCTCGCCAACTACTTCGCGCTCGCCTACCCGCACGGCAAGCCGTCGGTCTACGACAGCTTCACCTGGTCGAACCGGAACCAGTCCCCGCCGAGCGACGGCACCGGGCGGGTCACCGACACGGTCTGCGGCGCCGCGTGGAACTGCCTGACCCGCAGCGCCGGCATCAAGGGCATGGTCGGCTGGGCCAACGCGGCGCGGCAGGTGAAGACGGTCTCGGACTTCACCACCGTGAACAGCAACGTGATCGGCTTCCACCGCGGCGACCGGGCCTGGATCGGCATCAACGACTCCGGTTCCGCCGCCACCGCCACGTTCACCACGGGTCTCGCCGACGGCAGCTACTGTGACGTCGTCTCCGGCAGCGCCACCGCCGGTGGCTGCACCGGCGGCACGATCACCGTCTCCGGTGGCCGGGCGACCGTGACCATCCCGGCCAACAACGCCGTCGCGGTCCACGTCAACGCGCGGCCGGGCACCGGTCCGTCGCCGACCGCGTCGCCGACGACCAGCCCGACCGGCAACCCCACCGACCGGGTCGCCACCACGTTCACCGTGAGCGCGTCCCCGGCCGCGGGCCAGGACGTGTACGTCGTCGGCAACGTCGCCGAGCTGGGCTCGTGGACGCCGGCCAACGGCGTCAAGCTCGCCGCGCAGGGCGGCGGCGCGTACCGTGCCACGGTCGACCTGCCCCGGTCGACGGCGGTGGAGTACAAGCTCGTCAAGATCAGCACGGCCGGGGCGGTGACCTGGGAGTCCGGCGCGAACCGGAGCTTCACCACGCCGGCCGCCGGCACGTACGCGGTGACCGGGACGTTCCGTGGCGACACCGTCTCCACGGCGGTGGCCACCTCGTTCGCGGTCACCGCGACCACCACGTACGGCCAGAACGTGTTCGTGGTCGGTGACGTCGCGGCGTTGGGCGGGTGGAACCCGGCGAACGCGGTCGCGCTCTCCCCGGCCACCTACCCGGTCTGGCGGGCCACCGTCGACCTGCCGCCGAACACCGCGGTCGCGTACAAGTACGTGAGGAAGAACCCGGACGGCACGGTGACCTGGGAGTCCGGCGCGAACCGGACCTTCACCACCCCGGCCGGCGGCACCCGCGCCAACACCGACACCTGGCGGTAG
- a CDS encoding MFS transporter has protein sequence MRRNAALFVAISVLSGLGGSAMALVAGIWVLDLTGSTGLAALAGLCVYAPVLAGPWLGGLLDRAPRRPLVIAVNLALAAALLSLLAVRGPGQTWLIFAVTLAYGVSYVVIDAGETALLPAALPPARLADVNGWRSSAQEGMKLVAPLAGAGLYAWRGGHPVAVLSAAVPLLVAVLYGALRLRTTDAAPADRSATADPAPARPSGPRAGLAVLLRRRAVRVPVALAAVSIAMSGFTTAALYAVVTEELALPSTFLGVLASAQGAGSVLAGLVVGRLVRHRGASAVGVAGAALFAAGCLGRCLPWWPATVAASVVIGVGLPWTLVAAVTAVQTHTPPKLLGRVSGTANTAMFGPITLAIPLGSVAVHAGGRPPFVAAAAVCLAAALVAVVGRPVARLRPRAGS, from the coding sequence ATGCGCCGCAACGCCGCGCTGTTCGTGGCCATCTCGGTGCTGTCCGGGCTGGGCGGCAGCGCCATGGCGCTCGTCGCCGGCATCTGGGTGCTCGACCTCACCGGCTCCACCGGGCTGGCCGCGCTCGCCGGGCTCTGCGTCTACGCCCCGGTGCTTGCCGGTCCCTGGCTCGGCGGGCTGCTCGACCGGGCGCCCCGGCGACCGCTCGTCATCGCCGTCAACCTGGCGCTGGCCGCCGCCCTGCTCAGCCTGCTCGCGGTCCGCGGGCCGGGCCAGACCTGGCTGATCTTCGCGGTCACGCTCGCCTACGGCGTCAGCTACGTGGTGATCGACGCCGGCGAGACGGCGCTGCTGCCGGCGGCGCTGCCCCCGGCGCGACTCGCCGACGTCAACGGCTGGCGGTCCAGCGCCCAGGAGGGCATGAAGCTGGTCGCGCCGCTGGCCGGGGCGGGCCTCTACGCCTGGCGGGGCGGGCACCCGGTCGCCGTGCTCAGCGCCGCCGTGCCGCTGCTGGTCGCCGTGCTCTACGGCGCGCTGCGGCTACGGACCACCGACGCCGCCCCGGCCGACCGGTCCGCGACGGCCGACCCGGCGCCGGCCCGTCCGTCCGGCCCCCGGGCCGGGCTCGCCGTCCTCCTCCGCCGCCGCGCGGTGCGCGTACCCGTGGCGTTGGCGGCGGTGTCGATCGCGATGTCCGGCTTCACCACCGCGGCGCTCTACGCCGTGGTGACCGAGGAGCTGGCCCTGCCGTCCACGTTCCTCGGCGTGCTGGCCAGCGCACAGGGCGCCGGTTCGGTGCTGGCCGGGCTGGTCGTCGGCCGGCTGGTCCGCCACCGGGGCGCGTCCGCCGTCGGCGTGGCCGGCGCGGCGCTGTTCGCCGCCGGCTGCCTGGGCCGCTGCCTGCCCTGGTGGCCGGCCACGGTGGCCGCCTCGGTGGTGATCGGAGTCGGCCTGCCGTGGACGCTCGTCGCCGCCGTCACCGCGGTACAGACGCACACGCCGCCGAAGCTGCTCGGACGGGTGTCCGGCACCGCGAACACGGCGATGTTCGGGCCGATCACGCTGGCCATCCCGCTGGGCTCGGTGGCCGTGCACGCCGGCGGCCGACCACCGTTCGTCGCCGCCGCCGCGGTGTGCCTGGCCGCCGCGCTGGTCGCGGTCGTCGGACGGCCGGTGGCCCGGCTCCGGCCGCGCGCGGGGTCATGA
- a CDS encoding SDR family oxidoreductase, which translates to MNPFDLSGRVAVVTGCRRGIGLAMAEALAAAGADVVGVSAALEETGSEVAERVAAHGREFVPRRADLSDRAAVRELAEWLLARGPVDILVNNAGTIRRAPAAEHSDDDWDHVLEVDLSAPFVLAREIGRAMVRRGSGKIIFTASMLSFQGGVTVPGYAAAKSGIAGLTRALANEWAPHGVNVNAIAPGYIATDNTRALREQPERNRAILDRIPAGRWGRPDDLGGVTVFLASDAAAYVHGAVIPVDGAWLAR; encoded by the coding sequence GTGAACCCGTTCGATCTCAGCGGCCGGGTGGCGGTGGTCACCGGCTGCCGGCGGGGCATCGGCCTGGCCATGGCGGAGGCTCTGGCCGCGGCCGGCGCCGACGTGGTCGGGGTGAGCGCCGCCCTGGAGGAGACCGGCAGCGAGGTGGCGGAGCGGGTGGCGGCGCACGGGCGGGAGTTCGTGCCCCGCCGCGCCGACCTGTCCGACCGGGCCGCCGTGCGTGAGCTGGCCGAATGGCTGCTCGCGCGCGGCCCGGTCGACATCCTGGTCAACAACGCCGGCACGATCCGCCGCGCGCCGGCCGCCGAGCACTCCGACGACGACTGGGACCACGTGCTGGAGGTCGACCTGTCCGCGCCGTTCGTGCTGGCCCGGGAGATCGGCCGGGCCATGGTCCGGCGCGGCTCCGGCAAGATCATCTTCACCGCGTCGATGCTCAGCTTCCAGGGCGGCGTGACCGTGCCGGGTTACGCCGCGGCGAAGTCGGGCATCGCCGGGCTGACCCGGGCGCTGGCGAACGAGTGGGCGCCGCACGGGGTGAACGTCAACGCGATCGCGCCCGGCTACATCGCCACGGACAACACCCGCGCGCTGCGCGAACAGCCGGAACGCAACCGGGCGATCCTGGACCGGATCCCGGCCGGACGCTGGGGGCGACCGGACGACCTCGGCGGCGTCACCGTCTTCCTCGCCTCCGACGCGGCGGCCTACGTGCACGGCGCGGTGATCCCGGTCGACGGCGCCTGGCTGGCCCGCTGA
- a CDS encoding alcohol dehydrogenase catalytic domain-containing protein: MNRSAHYVGERSFVVEDTDSVPPGPGQVRIAVAYTGICGTDLHIAHGAMDQRVRPPAVLGHEMSGRIAELGPGVDAHRVGDPVTVMPLDWCGRCPACRAGHPHVCHRLTFVGVDSPGAMQRSWTVPERIVVPLPADLPLPRAALVEPTAVAVHDVRRSRLAAGEHAVVIGAGPVGLLIGVVARGTGATVTVLEIDPDRRALAADLGLTTLDPAAVDVPEAIREATGGAGADVVFEVSGSASGVRLATDLLAVRGRLVVVAIHPTPRQVDLHRVFWRELELIGVRVYEPDDYAEAVRLVHGGRVPADRLISRIVPLDEVSRAFEALAAGGDVKVLVDCGGGA, translated from the coding sequence GCATCGCGGTCGCGTACACCGGGATCTGCGGCACCGACCTGCACATCGCGCACGGCGCGATGGACCAGCGGGTCCGCCCACCGGCGGTGCTCGGCCACGAGATGTCCGGCCGGATCGCCGAGCTGGGGCCGGGCGTGGACGCGCACCGGGTGGGCGACCCGGTGACCGTGATGCCGCTGGACTGGTGCGGGCGGTGCCCGGCGTGCCGTGCCGGCCACCCCCACGTCTGCCACCGGCTCACCTTCGTCGGCGTCGACTCACCCGGCGCGATGCAGCGCTCCTGGACCGTCCCGGAGCGCATCGTGGTGCCGCTGCCGGCGGACCTGCCCCTGCCGCGGGCCGCGCTCGTGGAGCCGACCGCGGTGGCCGTGCACGACGTCCGCCGCTCCCGTCTCGCCGCCGGCGAGCACGCGGTCGTCATCGGCGCCGGGCCGGTGGGGCTGCTCATCGGCGTGGTCGCCCGGGGCACCGGCGCCACGGTGACGGTCCTGGAGATCGACCCGGACCGGCGTGCGCTCGCCGCCGACCTCGGGCTCACCACGCTGGACCCGGCGGCGGTCGACGTGCCGGAGGCGATCCGGGAGGCGACCGGCGGCGCGGGCGCCGACGTGGTGTTCGAGGTGTCCGGCTCGGCCAGCGGGGTACGCCTCGCCACCGACCTGCTGGCGGTACGCGGACGCCTGGTGGTGGTGGCGATCCATCCCACTCCGCGGCAGGTGGACCTGCACCGGGTCTTCTGGCGCGAGTTGGAGCTGATCGGCGTGCGGGTGTACGAGCCGGACGACTATGCCGAGGCGGTCCGCCTGGTGCACGGCGGCCGGGTGCCCGCCGACCGGCTCATCTCCCGGATCGTGCCGCTGGACGAGGTGTCGCGGGCGTTCGAGGCGCTCGCGGCCGGCGGCGACGTGAAGGTGCTCGTCGACTGTGGAGGGGGCGCGTGA